The nucleotide sequence GCCGAAGGTGACGACAATGATATTTCGGATTTCCTTTTGGACTATGCGGATTTTCTGGAAGAGACGAGAAATCAGGAAAGACGAGGGATCATCGAGGATGTGGATGACTATGTGGAGGGGCATTACCGCGAAAATCTGAGCCTAAAGGAACTTTCACAGAAATTCTATGTAAATAAGGTATATTTAGGACAGCTTTTTAAGAAAAAACACGGAATGCTTTTTAAGGATTATATAACGCTTTTAAGGGTCAATGATGCGGAAAAGATGCTTACGGAGACTGATCTGAGGGTTTATGCGATAGCTGAGGAGCTTGGATTTTCAAATGCAGACAGCCTGATCGGAAAATTTTTGCAGTTAAAAGGTGTTACTCCTAATCAGTACAGGATCAGAAGCAGGATGAGAAATGGGAATTAAGAAAAAGATTTTATTAGTGCTTATTCTGGCAGCGGCAATTATATTTATAATTTTCAGGATCGGGAAATTTGATCAGACTCAGGAAGTGAAAGAATATACGGCTTTTTTTGCCATAACGGGGCCTGATGAGAATAAAGAGAGCAGGCTCAGAAGGAAAATTGCCGAGATAGTCGGGGCAGAAGCTTATGCGGAAAAACTTTCAGGACAGACAGCGGAGGAAAAAATTGCAAGCTTCATAGCGGCGGGTGAGTATCCGGACTTTATTGACGGCAGCAATGCAACGGACATGCTGATAGAAGCGGGAGCACTTATTCCGCTGGAGGATAAGATAGAGGATTATCCGAATTTAAAGAAATATTTGACTGAAGAGCAATGGGAATCATTGAAAAAAGAAGACGGGCATATTTATTTTATCCCTCCATACGGGGTAGTAAATGGGAAGTCTACAGCGACAATGCCATCGGGAGAGGCGTTCTGGATACAGAAAAGGGTCTTAAAATGGGCAGGATATCCAAAGGTTAAAACTCTGGATCAGTATTTTGATCTGATAGAGGATTACAGGGATGCAAATCCGGTGACCAATGGGGGTGAGACCATTGGATTTGAGATTTTGTGCGATGACTGGAGGTATTTCTGTCTCGAAAATCCGCCAATGTTTCTGGCGGGATATCCGAATAATGGCTGCGCTATTGTAGATGAAAAGACCGGAAAGTGTGGGATTTATGATACACTCCCGGAGGCGGAGCAGTATTACAGGAAGTTAAATGAGATTTATAATAAGGGACTCATAGACAGGGAGACTTTTACGCTCTCTTACGATCAGTATCTGCAGAAGCTTTCTTCAGGAAGGGTGCTTGGTATGGTCGACCAGTACTGGGAGATCATTGATGCGGAAAGCAGCTTAAAAAGCAATGGGATGGATGAGTATAGTTATATCCCTCTTCCGATCGTTGCAAATGAAGATATTGAGGGAAATTATTTATGCAGGGAAAATAAATTGAACACGGCATCCGGAATAGGCATCAGTGTCAGCTGCAGGGATGTTGACGGAGCGTTATCATTTCTCGATGGACTTTTGTCGGAAGAAGTCATGCTCCTCAGAAACTGGGGAGAAGAGGGGATTGACTACGAGGTTGACTCTGATGGGCGTTTCTACAGGACGGAGGAGCAGACTGCAAACTGGAAAAACGGAGAATTTCTTGAAAAAAATAAATGTCCCTAT is from Lachnospiraceae bacterium C1.1 and encodes:
- a CDS encoding extracellular solute-binding protein, yielding MGIKKKILLVLILAAAIIFIIFRIGKFDQTQEVKEYTAFFAITGPDENKESRLRRKIAEIVGAEAYAEKLSGQTAEEKIASFIAAGEYPDFIDGSNATDMLIEAGALIPLEDKIEDYPNLKKYLTEEQWESLKKEDGHIYFIPPYGVVNGKSTATMPSGEAFWIQKRVLKWAGYPKVKTLDQYFDLIEDYRDANPVTNGGETIGFEILCDDWRYFCLENPPMFLAGYPNNGCAIVDEKTGKCGIYDTLPEAEQYYRKLNEIYNKGLIDRETFTLSYDQYLQKLSSGRVLGMVDQYWEIIDAESSLKSNGMDEYSYIPLPIVANEDIEGNYLCRENKLNTASGIGISVSCRDVDGALSFLDGLLSEEVMLLRNWGEEGIDYEVDSDGRFYRTEEQTANWKNGEFLEKNKCPYSQFPGYEGMLPDNINTVKPGEQPEIFYASLSEADREIMDAYSHKTWKEFLGEEKDGAEWFPLYSVTSDWDSFTDYGRAKLEMERIKRKWLPQVIMAEKGQFDEKWKEYMADYDMNVDKEAYIKRLDYEVERRRE